From Solanum stenotomum isolate F172 unplaced genomic scaffold, ASM1918654v1 scaffold3344, whole genome shotgun sequence, a single genomic window includes:
- the LOC125852284 gene encoding protein NLP3-like isoform X3 translates to MLKLRIKSVIEKMSSPHSCLVQFWAPIKVNGSNFLSTADQLFVFSKELDKRLCSYRRFCLNTLIPIDEYKEGLLGRVSTSCSPECNPDLPSYSAAEFPLLQSGIRLGIHSYYAIPVFNLHDQRYLGVLEIVSTKSSLLLPQLITGLNSKSFGLYSIYNSRDDMYFGLSEPLVDDRLDELEIGLYEILKIHSLPFAQIWIPYSPSGASKVLYCAGASIYEHSSSRYHEFEDVSEACFIGSGKALVGRAFASQGSCFCKDVTLLSFNEYPLVPSARKARLTQSFAICLQSKCANNIVCVVEYFLPPNEMVVGDTKTFLNMILSTMNEQLPGFIVASGKELGQRMLVEVVKVSLSDELDSFEIGQPLLSVQLHQDGGETTEIGQSLASVQSHQDGGETTKIDYFCEQSNLQNMENNVAAALLAPCSSLKRDSLNCERTVEVYPLLPHPIEEAVTNKGTVNVDVAHDDHIEDTCEMMQLGSHFEQPNLKINYAGNARNNDKVEHNDFRYVRESFQAEAINRESNFASGAMTNSEKIHSQKNIIIQRIEKDHGITRKILEQHFGMTLEDAAKSLHVSRATLKRICRIYNISRWPHHKTRNVNVHVSQGLSFQGAEPYVSDQQCPVLSHEKGTDYLGHKRSPAIGKPCDSVMTLKVTYRGDIIKFQLPFSSTRVELEGEVKKRLKISLKRFSIKYQDEDDDWILITTDSDLRVGMHSLRLLGRTSMRLLVIPEA, encoded by the exons GTCAACGGATCGAATTTCCTGTCCACTGCAGATCAACTATTTGTTTTCAGTAAGGAACTTGATAAGAGGTTGTGTTCATACAGGAGGTTCTGTCTCAATACTTTGATTCCAATTGACGAGTACAAGGAAGGTCTACTTGGACGAGTTTCCACAAGTTGCTCGCCAGAATGTAACCCCGACCTCCCAAGTTACTCCGCTGCAGAGTTTCCACTGCTTCAAAGTGGAATTCGCTTGGGAATCCATTCTTATTATGCAATTCCAGTGTTCAACCTCCATGATCAGCGGTACCTTGGTGTACTTGAGATTGTATCTACAAAATCATCTCTACTTCTTCCCCAACTTATTACG GGGTTGAATTCCAAATCATTTGGGTTGTATAGCATTTATAACTCAAGGGACGACATGTATTTTGGACTTTCAGAG CCGCTGGTCGATGATAGACTTGACGAACTAGAGATCGGGTTATATGAGATCCTTAAAATACATAGTTTACCCTTTGCTCAAATTTGGATTCCTTATTCTCCATCCGGCGCTTCAAAAGTCCTGTATTGTGCTGGTGCCTCCATCTATGAACATTCGAGTTCAAGGTATCATGAGTTTGAAGATGTTTCTGAGGCCTGTTTTATTGGGAGCGGTAAGGCATTGGTGGGGAGGGCATTTGCATCCCAAGGTTCATGCTTTTGCAAAGATGTTACTCTATTAAGCTTCAACGAGTACCCTTTGGTGCCTAGTGCACGAAAAGCTAGATTGACCCAGAGTTTTGCAATTTGTTTGCAAAGCAAATGTGCCAACAATATTGTTTGTGTAGTTGAGTACTTCCTGCCACCCAATGAAATGGTTGTTGGAGATACAAAGACTTTcttaaatatgattttatccACAATGAACGAACAACTTCCAGGTTTCATAGTTGCTTCTGGAAAAGAACTAGGGCAGAGGATGCTCGTTGAAGTTGTTAAAGTTTCCCTGAGTGATGAACTTGACTCCTTTGAAATTGGCCAACCTCTGCTGAGTGTTCAATTACATCAGGATGGAGGGGAAACAACAGAAATCGGCCAATCTCTGGCGAGTGTTCAATCACATCAGGATGGAggagaaacaacaaaaattgattatttttgtgAACAGTCAAATTTACAGAACATGGAGAATAATGTTGCTGCTGCACTACTGGCTCCTTGTTCATCACTCAAGCGTGACTCACTCAACTGTGAGCGGACAGTGGAGGTTTATCCGTTACTTCCTCATCCAATAGAGGAAGCTGTGACAAACAAAGGAACGGTTAATGTGGATGTAGCACATGATGACCACATTGAGGATACATGTGAAATGATGCAACTTGGTTCACACTTTGAGCaaccaaatttaaaaattaattatgcgGGCAATGCAAGGAATAATGACAAAGTGGAGCATAATGATTTTAGATATGTCAGAGAATCGTTTCAAGCTGAAGCTATAAACAGAGAAAGTAACTTTGCCAGTGGAGCAATGACTAACAGCGAGAAAATCCATTCACAGAAGAACATCATAATACAAAGGATAGAAAAAGATCATGGGATTACCCGCAAGATTCTGGAGCAGCATTTTGGCATGACTCTTGAAGATGCTGCCAAAAGTCTACATG TTAGTCGAGCAACACTGAAACGAATTTGTAGAATATATAATATCTCTAGATGGCCACATCACAAGACTAGAAATGTTAATGTCCATGTTAGCCAAGGCTTATCTTTTCAAGGTGCTGAACCATATGTGAGTGATCAACAATGCCCTGTTCTTTCCCACGAAAAAGGCACAGATTATTTGGGTCACAAAAGATCTCCTGCAATAGGAAAACCTTGTGATAGTGTGATGACTTTAAAGGTTACATATAGAGGTGATATCATAAAGTTCCAACTCCCCTTTTCATCAACGAGGGTAGAATTGGAGGGGGAAGTGAAAAAGAGGCTTAAGATATCACTTAAAAGGTTTTCAATAAAGTATCAAGATGAAGATGACGATTGGATTTTGATAACTACTGATTCAGATTTGAGGGTTGGTATGCATTCACTAAGGTTGTTGGGAAGGACTAGTATGAGATTACTGGTTATCCCAGAAGCTTAG